A single genomic interval of Dehalococcoidales bacterium harbors:
- a CDS encoding isoprenylcysteine carboxylmethyltransferase family protein, producing MSGFLDYFQFSVFMLYISLFVGRIIYLNWRNGIRAIAVTIDGSKVRGILTICLIAIITIWFVVMISGIVDPEVSLLPPSLEIILIDSVQTQIAGVILVILGFVVFTSAWFTLGNYWRVGNREENDSELITHGIYAISRNPIYLFFILYLAGSFLINGTLIFLILTGLIALNLHYLTLEEEAFLFRTHGMSFRDYCTVTGRYITWFKIWPMSRLRLSSRCPECSE from the coding sequence ATGAGCGGTTTTCTGGACTACTTTCAGTTTTCCGTTTTTATGCTGTATATTTCTCTGTTCGTGGGCAGGATAATATATCTAAACTGGCGTAACGGGATCAGGGCCATAGCGGTTACCATCGACGGCAGTAAGGTAAGGGGCATCCTGACGATTTGTCTGATTGCGATCATAACTATCTGGTTTGTTGTAATGATCAGCGGCATTGTCGATCCCGAGGTTTCCTTGCTGCCTCCATCACTGGAAATCATACTGATTGATTCGGTACAGACTCAAATTGCCGGGGTAATACTGGTCATTCTGGGGTTCGTGGTTTTTACCTCGGCCTGGTTTACCCTGGGGAATTACTGGCGGGTAGGGAACCGTGAAGAGAACGACAGCGAGCTTATTACGCATGGTATATATGCTATCTCCAGAAACCCGATCTACCTTTTCTTCATCCTTTACCTGGCCGGCAGCTTTCTTATCAACGGTACTTTGATCTTCCTTATTCTTACGGGCCTGATAGCTTTGAATCTGCATTATCTGACACTGGAAGAAGAGGCGTTCTTATTTAGGACTCACGGAATGAGCTTTCGGGACTATTGTACCGTGACCGGCCGGTATATCACCTGGTTTAAGATCTGGCCGATGAGCAGGCTGAGATTGTCTTCAAGGTGTCCGGAATGTTCGGAATAG
- a CDS encoding DUF1015 domain-containing protein, whose translation MAEIRPFRGVRYNKRLVQDISSVICPPYDIITPEMAQELHRRSEYGFIKLEHGQQLPSDTDEDNKYTRSAAILRNWLEEGALKPDVLPTLYLHQHRFSHNGSRYRRRGIIAAVRLEEWDRMIIRPHENTRVKPKSDRLNLLWALQANTSPVFAMFEDRGQQIASLSADQEQEQPIIEITGSGEEHRIWAVTDPGIVSRIAACLSDRPLYIADGHHRYESALNYRKERLTCSPSASGDEDFNFVMMELVDFTDPGLIILSPHRLIRGMSKVTLGELKSKLATLFQIEELPLKAPDISRQIDDLLAGDKTDRVRIVLFGLSPGNLLLLDMSDFAAASKMMPYFHSELYNRLDVSIVDHVILEKMLGMTGEQEETALAFNHDKADVINSVLNHEYQLAFFLGPVRTDVIRAIADAGDRMPRKSTYFYPKPPSGLVFRRLE comes from the coding sequence ATGGCTGAGATTCGCCCCTTTCGAGGAGTACGCTACAATAAACGGCTGGTTCAGGATATTTCATCGGTCATCTGCCCCCCCTACGATATCATCACCCCCGAAATGGCACAGGAGCTTCACCGCCGCAGCGAGTACGGCTTTATCAAGCTGGAGCACGGTCAGCAGCTGCCATCGGACACGGATGAAGACAACAAATATACCCGTTCGGCAGCCATTCTGAGGAACTGGCTCGAGGAGGGGGCCCTCAAGCCGGACGTACTGCCGACCCTCTATCTGCATCAGCACCGTTTTAGCCATAACGGCTCCAGGTACAGACGACGCGGCATCATAGCTGCAGTCAGACTGGAGGAGTGGGACAGGATGATCATTCGGCCTCACGAGAACACGCGAGTCAAACCGAAGAGCGACCGCCTGAACCTGCTGTGGGCTCTTCAAGCTAACACCAGCCCTGTTTTCGCTATGTTCGAAGACCGGGGGCAGCAAATAGCTTCTCTATCGGCCGACCAGGAACAGGAACAACCGATAATTGAAATAACCGGCAGCGGGGAGGAGCACAGAATCTGGGCCGTCACTGATCCCGGGATTGTCAGCCGGATAGCGGCCTGCCTCTCCGACAGACCGCTCTACATCGCCGACGGACACCACCGCTATGAGAGTGCCCTGAATTACCGGAAAGAAAGGCTAACCTGCTCTCCATCGGCCTCCGGTGACGAGGACTTCAATTTTGTAATGATGGAACTGGTGGATTTCACCGACCCCGGGCTTATTATTCTCTCGCCCCACCGTCTGATCCGGGGTATGTCAAAGGTAACCCTGGGTGAACTCAAAAGCAAGCTGGCGACACTGTTTCAGATAGAGGAGTTGCCGCTAAAAGCACCCGACATCTCCCGGCAGATCGATGATTTACTGGCCGGTGATAAGACAGACCGGGTCCGGATAGTCCTTTTCGGCCTGTCGCCGGGGAACCTTCTGCTGCTCGACATGAGCGACTTTGCTGCCGCCAGTAAGATGATGCCCTACTTCCACAGTGAACTATACAACAGGCTTGATGTCAGCATCGTTGACCATGTCATACTGGAAAAAATGCTCGGCATGACCGGCGAACAGGAGGAAACCGCACTCGCCTTCAACCATGACAAGGCGGATGTGATAAACAGTGTATTGAACCACGAATACCAGCTTGCCTTTTTCCTGGGCCCAGTCAGGACAGACGTAATCAGGGCTATCGCCGACGCCGGTGACCGCATGCCCAGGAAATCGACCTACTTCTATCCCAAACCACCGTCAGGACTGGTCTTCCGCAGGCTGGAATAG
- a CDS encoding alanine--glyoxylate aminotransferase family protein, with translation MEHLRIPGPTPCPPEPLKAMARQMINHRGEEFGRIVSEVTANLKKLFQTEGDVFLLTGSGTGGLEAAVVNTLSPGDKVLAVSIGVFGDRFATIAETFGAEVIRLCFEWGKAADADAIRRKLQSEPDIKAVLVTHNETSTGVTNDLAEISSVVKEFDKLLLVDAVSSLGSINLPVDQWHCDVTVTGSQKGWMVPPGLAMVSVSKQAWQAHAAAKMPRFYWDFGKAKSYLEKGQTPWTPAISTVFALAVSLKMMLDEGLPNIVGRHIRLGNMAREGAKSLGLPLFAEEKYASNTVTSVAAAGGLDIPRMLKIMREEHHIVLGGGQLKLSGKIFRIGHLGWVNEADIEAVISALKVVLPQAGFRR, from the coding sequence ATGGAGCACCTACGTATTCCAGGACCGACCCCCTGCCCACCCGAACCCCTGAAGGCAATGGCCAGACAGATGATCAATCATCGGGGTGAGGAATTCGGGCGGATAGTAAGTGAGGTTACCGCTAATCTTAAGAAGTTGTTTCAGACCGAGGGCGATGTCTTTTTGCTGACCGGTTCGGGAACCGGCGGGCTCGAAGCTGCTGTTGTCAATACCCTGTCTCCCGGCGATAAGGTGCTCGCAGTATCCATCGGTGTCTTCGGGGACCGCTTTGCCACCATTGCGGAGACCTTCGGGGCTGAGGTAATCCGCCTCTGTTTTGAGTGGGGCAAGGCCGCCGATGCCGATGCCATACGCCGGAAGCTTCAGAGCGAACCTGACATTAAGGCAGTGTTGGTCACTCATAATGAAACGTCGACCGGTGTTACCAATGACCTGGCTGAAATCAGCAGCGTAGTTAAGGAGTTTGACAAGCTGCTCCTAGTTGATGCCGTAAGCAGTCTGGGCTCAATTAACCTTCCGGTTGACCAGTGGCATTGTGACGTTACCGTTACCGGCTCGCAGAAGGGCTGGATGGTTCCCCCCGGTCTGGCCATGGTTAGCGTGAGCAAGCAGGCATGGCAGGCACACGCCGCTGCTAAGATGCCCCGCTTTTACTGGGACTTCGGCAAGGCGAAGTCCTATCTGGAGAAAGGGCAAACGCCCTGGACGCCGGCAATTTCCACCGTATTTGCCCTGGCGGTATCTTTAAAGATGATGTTAGATGAAGGTTTGCCCAACATCGTAGGCCGTCATATCCGACTGGGTAATATGGCCCGCGAGGGAGCAAAATCGCTGGGTTTACCCCTCTTCGCCGAGGAAAAATACGCCTCAAATACCGTTACCTCCGTGGCGGCGGCCGGTGGGCTTGATATTCCCAGGATGCTCAAGATTATGAGAGAGGAACACCATATTGTACTTGGCGGCGGTCAGTTGAAACTGAGCGGCAAGATATTCCGCATCGGTCATCTGGGCTGGGTGAACGAGGCGGATATTGAAGCCGTAATTTCAGCGCTGAAGGTGGTACTGCCGCAGGCCGGGTTCAGGAGGTAG
- the tyrS gene encoding tyrosine--tRNA ligase: protein MDISRLLKRGVAEIIIEEEMIALLRSGRKLRLKEGFDPSFPDIHLGHMVTLKKLRQFQELGHKVILIVGDWTAQIGDPSGASVTRPMLSAEQVKVNAQTYMEQFFKVVDPGKTEVRWQSEWFGKFNLADVIRLTSRFTVAQMLAREDFSNRYSTGRPIAVTELLYPLLQAYDSVAVRADVEFGGTDQKFNLLVGRELQSAVGQRPQQVFLAPLLVGTDGTQKMSKSLGNYIGVAEPPVEMYGKVMSITDNLILDYFELVTDVSDEELAEFKCRLDDSAFNPMLLKKRLAREIVTQLYDRNAAGEAEAHFTRVFQERKMPEKIKEGTESNVPLRDYLVINRLAKSRSEAKRLIEQGAVEADGIKITDVDWAFPKGTTIKVGKRGHIRST, encoded by the coding sequence ATGGATATTAGTCGCCTTCTGAAAAGGGGAGTGGCTGAGATTATCATTGAAGAGGAGATGATAGCGCTGCTCCGCTCCGGCAGGAAGCTGCGGCTTAAAGAGGGCTTCGACCCCAGTTTCCCCGACATTCACCTCGGTCACATGGTAACCTTAAAGAAGCTGCGCCAGTTTCAGGAGCTGGGGCATAAGGTTATCCTTATCGTTGGCGACTGGACTGCCCAGATCGGCGATCCCAGCGGCGCCTCGGTAACCCGCCCCATGCTTTCCGCGGAGCAGGTTAAGGTTAATGCCCAGACATATATGGAGCAGTTCTTCAAGGTGGTTGACCCGGGAAAGACGGAGGTAAGGTGGCAAAGCGAGTGGTTCGGCAAGTTCAACCTGGCCGATGTCATCCGGCTCACCAGCAGGTTTACCGTGGCCCAGATGCTGGCGCGGGAAGACTTCAGTAATCGCTATAGCACAGGTCGTCCCATCGCGGTGACAGAGTTGCTCTATCCGCTGCTTCAGGCCTATGACTCTGTAGCCGTCAGGGCCGATGTTGAATTTGGCGGAACCGACCAGAAGTTCAACCTGCTGGTAGGCCGCGAACTGCAGTCCGCAGTGGGGCAGCGCCCCCAGCAGGTGTTCCTGGCCCCTCTGCTGGTCGGTACCGACGGCACCCAGAAGATGAGCAAGAGCTTGGGCAACTATATCGGCGTTGCCGAACCGCCTGTCGAGATGTACGGCAAGGTGATGTCCATTACCGACAACCTTATCCTGGATTACTTTGAGCTGGTGACCGACGTCTCAGATGAGGAGCTGGCCGAGTTCAAATGCAGGCTTGATGACAGCGCTTTCAATCCGATGCTGCTCAAAAAGCGTCTGGCTCGAGAGATCGTCACCCAGCTCTACGACCGGAATGCAGCCGGTGAAGCTGAGGCGCACTTCACCAGGGTCTTCCAGGAAAGAAAAATGCCCGAGAAGATAAAAGAGGGTACCGAATCAAATGTTCCTCTCCGGGATTACCTGGTCATTAATCGGCTTGCGAAAAGCCGGAGCGAGGCCAAGCGTCTTATCGAGCAGGGTGCGGTAGAGGCTGACGGCATAAAAATCACCGATGTAGACTGGGCTTTCCCGAAAGGGACCACCATTAAAGTGGGTAAGCGAGGCCATATAAGATCTACCTAG
- the ligA gene encoding NAD-dependent DNA ligase LigA gives MQNATRAAERIEQLRAQLNHHSYRYYVLDAPEISDAEYDALMKELMQLEVKYPSLLTPDSPTQRVGAAPVEAFGVVEHPLPLLSLGNVFSREDLEGWHSRIVKMLGERPSEFVCEHKIDGLAVALSYVDGQLTVGATRGDGFRGENITQNLRTIRSIPLSVSKEAPGRFEVRGEVFLPKAGFARLNRERAEEGLPLFANPRNAAAGSVRQLDPRITAKRPLDIYVYVLGYAEGGSIPATHWETMEYLSSLGFKVNPNNRLLGSVKEVEGYYQKWVNERESLSYEADGIVVKVNSFEWQKRLGDVGREPRWAVAYKFPAIQGITRLQEIRISVGRTGTLNPYAVLEPVSVGGVVIKQAALHNEDDIRRKDIRKGDMVILQRAGEVIPQVVGPVVSRRTGAEEEFSLLGTIFDKDRGRPACPECHAEVVKLAGEAMYYCSNAACPAQVRERIEHFSSRGGMDIRGIGESLSGVLFERGLVRDVADLYFLKEKKGQLLKIEGMKEKSVDNLLKAIEQSKNRPLSRLVFALGIRHVGEETAELLSKHFGTIDGLAEACRDDLLAVPSIGTKIAESILFFFSQEENQGVIRRLKEAGVSTGEGKTVAEDLPLAGQEFVITGRLDRYSRSEAEARIKARGGTAKSDITKKTTYLVAGAESGSKLARARELGLKQINEADFLKLLGEEV, from the coding sequence TTGCAGAACGCAACCCGGGCAGCGGAAAGAATAGAGCAGCTGAGAGCTCAGCTTAACCATCACAGCTATCGTTATTATGTGCTGGACGCCCCCGAAATCAGCGATGCCGAATATGATGCCCTGATGAAAGAGCTGATGCAGCTGGAGGTGAAATACCCGTCGTTGCTGACTCCGGACTCGCCTACTCAGCGTGTCGGTGCTGCTCCGGTAGAAGCGTTTGGCGTTGTAGAGCACCCGCTTCCGCTTTTGTCGCTGGGTAATGTCTTTAGCAGGGAAGATCTGGAGGGCTGGCATAGCCGGATCGTCAAAATGCTGGGGGAGCGGCCCTCCGAATTCGTTTGTGAGCACAAGATTGATGGACTGGCGGTAGCTTTGAGCTATGTTGACGGTCAGCTGACCGTCGGTGCTACCCGGGGCGACGGCTTTCGCGGTGAGAATATCACTCAGAATCTGAGGACTATTAGAAGTATACCCCTGTCGGTATCTAAGGAGGCGCCCGGTCGTTTTGAGGTGCGTGGCGAGGTCTTTCTGCCCAAGGCCGGCTTTGCCCGGTTGAACCGGGAACGGGCTGAAGAAGGGCTCCCCCTTTTTGCTAACCCCAGAAATGCTGCGGCGGGCTCGGTACGCCAGCTCGACCCCCGTATTACCGCCAAACGTCCGCTGGATATTTATGTCTATGTGCTGGGCTACGCTGAAGGCGGATCGATACCCGCGACTCACTGGGAGACTATGGAGTATCTCAGTTCATTGGGCTTTAAGGTAAATCCTAATAACCGGTTGCTTGGCAGTGTTAAAGAGGTGGAGGGCTATTATCAGAAATGGGTGAATGAGCGGGAAAGCCTTTCTTATGAAGCTGATGGAATCGTGGTCAAGGTTAATTCTTTTGAGTGGCAGAAGAGGCTGGGTGATGTTGGCCGTGAGCCGAGGTGGGCGGTGGCCTATAAGTTCCCTGCAATTCAGGGTATTACCAGGTTGCAGGAAATCAGGATTAGTGTTGGCAGGACCGGTACTCTTAACCCGTATGCCGTTCTGGAGCCGGTGTCGGTGGGGGGTGTAGTCATCAAACAGGCGGCTTTACATAATGAGGACGATATCAGGCGTAAGGATATCCGTAAGGGTGACATGGTTATTCTTCAGCGTGCCGGTGAGGTAATACCGCAGGTGGTAGGACCGGTGGTCAGCAGGCGAACCGGAGCAGAGGAGGAGTTCAGCCTGCTGGGGACGATATTCGATAAGGATAGGGGGCGTCCGGCCTGCCCGGAGTGCCACGCTGAGGTGGTTAAGCTTGCCGGTGAAGCAATGTACTATTGCTCCAATGCCGCCTGCCCGGCACAGGTTAGAGAACGTATCGAACACTTCTCTTCCCGGGGCGGGATGGATATCAGGGGGATAGGGGAAAGCTTGAGCGGCGTGCTATTTGAGCGGGGACTGGTCAGGGACGTAGCCGATCTCTACTTTCTCAAGGAGAAGAAGGGGCAGTTGCTCAAGATAGAGGGAATGAAAGAAAAGAGCGTGGACAATCTGCTTAAGGCTATCGAGCAGAGTAAAAACAGGCCCCTCTCCCGGCTTGTCTTTGCCCTGGGTATAAGACATGTCGGGGAAGAGACAGCGGAACTTTTGTCAAAACACTTTGGCACTATTGATGGGCTGGCTGAAGCCTGCCGGGATGACCTCCTGGCTGTCCCGTCTATCGGTACCAAAATTGCCGAAAGCATCCTGTTCTTTTTTAGCCAGGAAGAAAACCAAGGGGTTATCCGGAGGTTGAAAGAAGCCGGGGTCAGCACCGGGGAAGGAAAGACTGTGGCGGAGGATCTGCCTTTGGCCGGACAGGAGTTCGTTATTACCGGTCGTTTGGATAGATACAGCCGGTCGGAGGCAGAAGCCCGTATAAAAGCACGGGGAGGTACGGCCAAGAGCGATATTACCAAAAAGACTACCTATCTGGTCGCAGGCGCTGAATCGGGCTCTAAATTAGCCCGGGCCCGGGAATTGGGGCTCAAGCAGATTAATGAAGCAGATTTTCTGAAACTGTTAGGAGAGGAAGTATGA
- the serA gene encoding phosphoglycerate dehydrogenase, whose product MKVLVTEAISDEGVDILSRCAQVDVKLGLSAESIASIIGDYEALVVRSQTKVSPEIIEAGSKLQVIARAGVGIDNVNVEAATRCGIVVVNAPTGNTISAAEHTIALMLSLARHIPQANAALKAGLWQRSKFMGSEVRNKVLGIVGLGSVGSEVARRARGLEMKLIAYDPFVSVEHAGNLQVELLPLESLLKEADFITLHLPLIESTRNLIGARELELVKPGVRIINCARGGLIDEAALVKAVNEKRVAGAAVDVFPKEPTTESPLFESDSIIVTPHLGASTTEAQAMVSRDVAVQVVDVLKGQPARYAVNAPFIPAEMLAILAPFMEAVRTLGRLVSQLAEGQMNAIKLVYEGEISNYETNVLKASALGGILEATSDERVNLVNANIVAARRGLTVVEQKEAACKHYASLITIEATTSNSVITVAGTVMRGELHIVRVNDYWFDIAPARGYFLFSDHLDRPGLISAVSKVTGDADVNISSMHVGRLKPRGQALMILALDEALSDKQIKQVLDIPDVYAAKLVRL is encoded by the coding sequence ATGAAAGTCCTGGTGACCGAAGCCATTTCCGACGAAGGAGTTGACATTCTGAGCAGATGCGCTCAGGTGGATGTCAAACTGGGGCTGAGTGCGGAGTCGATAGCATCCATAATCGGTGATTACGAAGCGCTGGTGGTGCGCAGCCAGACCAAGGTTTCCCCTGAGATTATCGAGGCAGGCAGTAAGCTCCAGGTTATCGCCCGTGCCGGCGTCGGGATAGACAACGTTAACGTCGAAGCGGCAACCCGGTGTGGTATCGTAGTTGTTAATGCTCCTACCGGCAACACAATCTCGGCTGCCGAGCACACGATTGCCCTGATGCTTTCTTTGGCCCGCCATATTCCCCAGGCCAACGCTGCCCTTAAAGCTGGGTTGTGGCAGCGTAGCAAATTTATGGGCAGCGAGGTTAGAAACAAGGTGCTGGGTATTGTCGGCCTGGGCAGCGTTGGCTCGGAGGTGGCCAGACGGGCTAGAGGATTGGAAATGAAACTGATCGCCTATGACCCGTTTGTCTCCGTTGAGCATGCCGGTAATTTGCAGGTAGAGCTATTGCCGCTCGAGTCGCTGCTGAAGGAGGCTGACTTTATCACCCTCCACCTGCCTTTGATAGAGTCCACCAGGAATCTGATCGGAGCCAGAGAACTGGAACTGGTCAAGCCGGGGGTTCGTATCATCAACTGTGCCCGGGGCGGGTTAATCGACGAAGCGGCGCTGGTCAAGGCGGTTAATGAAAAAAGAGTGGCCGGAGCTGCTGTTGATGTCTTTCCCAAAGAACCGACTACGGAGAGCCCCCTTTTTGAAAGCGATAGCATTATTGTCACCCCTCACTTAGGGGCCTCCACAACCGAAGCTCAAGCTATGGTCTCCCGGGACGTTGCCGTTCAGGTTGTAGACGTTCTGAAGGGGCAGCCGGCCAGATACGCGGTTAATGCCCCTTTCATTCCGGCGGAGATGCTGGCGATACTGGCGCCTTTCATGGAAGCAGTCCGCACATTGGGCAGGTTGGTCAGCCAGCTTGCCGAGGGGCAGATGAATGCCATCAAGCTTGTCTATGAAGGTGAAATCTCTAACTATGAGACCAATGTGCTTAAGGCGTCTGCACTGGGTGGAATACTCGAGGCAACTAGTGATGAGCGGGTCAACCTGGTCAATGCTAATATCGTGGCTGCCAGGCGCGGCCTGACGGTAGTAGAGCAGAAGGAGGCTGCCTGCAAGCACTATGCCAGTCTCATCACTATCGAGGCAACTACCAGTAACAGCGTTATTACGGTTGCCGGTACGGTAATGCGCGGCGAACTGCATATCGTACGGGTTAATGATTACTGGTTTGATATTGCACCGGCCAGGGGCTATTTCCTGTTCAGCGATCACCTGGATCGTCCCGGTCTGATCAGCGCGGTTAGCAAGGTGACCGGTGATGCCGATGTCAATATCAGCTCAATGCATGTCGGACGTCTTAAACCGAGGGGACAGGCATTGATGATATTGGCTCTCGATGAAGCTCTATCCGATAAGCAAATCAAGCAGGTGCTGGATATTCCCGATGTCTATGCTGCCAAACTGGTAAGGCTATAG
- the eno gene encoding phosphopyruvate hydratase, producing MATITGVRAREILDSRGNPTLEVEVTLGSGVVGWAAVPSGASTGKYEAVELRDKDPSRFNGLGVLRAVANVNRDIAAAITGMLATDQVGIDQKLLELDGTGNKSRLGANAVLGTSLAVAHASANHLNLPLYRYLGKTDRYTLPVPMLNILNGGRHAADSTDFQEFMIMPVGTRCLGHALQMSAEIYHNLKKVLKDGGMNTNVGDEGGFAPSLASNKQAVELILAAIEKAGYKPGKDCFIALDPASSEFYRDGKYVLEKEGVSLSSQEMVEYYAGWVSSYPIISIEDGMAEDDWDGWHLLNRRLGNKVQLVGDDLYVTSVGRLKKGITQMTSNSILIKLNQIGTLTETINAIRTAQQSGWTAVVSHRSGETEDTTIADLAVAFGTGQIKTGAPCRSERTAKYNRLLRIEDELGNMAKFAGMEAFCNLKCRPV from the coding sequence ATGGCTACTATTACAGGTGTCAGAGCCAGAGAGATTCTCGATTCGAGGGGTAATCCTACCCTTGAGGTCGAGGTAACACTTGGCAGTGGGGTAGTCGGATGGGCGGCAGTCCCGTCCGGGGCGAGCACGGGTAAGTATGAAGCGGTAGAGCTGCGTGATAAAGACCCCTCCCGTTTCAACGGACTGGGCGTACTCCGGGCGGTTGCCAACGTTAATCGGGATATTGCTGCGGCGATAACCGGTATGCTGGCTACCGACCAGGTGGGTATCGATCAAAAGCTGCTTGAGCTTGATGGTACCGGGAATAAGTCCAGGCTGGGGGCCAATGCTGTTCTGGGAACTTCGTTAGCGGTGGCCCATGCCTCTGCCAACCATCTTAATCTGCCCCTCTACCGTTATCTGGGGAAAACCGATCGCTATACTCTTCCCGTTCCGATGCTTAATATTCTAAACGGCGGCCGGCACGCTGCCGACTCCACTGATTTTCAGGAGTTTATGATAATGCCGGTGGGAACACGGTGCTTGGGACATGCCCTCCAGATGAGCGCTGAAATTTACCATAATCTGAAGAAGGTGCTTAAGGACGGCGGGATGAACACCAATGTCGGTGATGAGGGTGGTTTTGCCCCCTCGCTAGCCTCGAATAAACAGGCGGTAGAGCTGATACTGGCTGCTATTGAAAAAGCCGGCTACAAACCGGGCAAAGACTGCTTTATCGCCCTCGACCCTGCCTCCAGCGAGTTCTACCGGGATGGCAAATACGTTCTGGAAAAAGAAGGGGTCTCACTAAGCAGCCAGGAGATGGTGGAATATTACGCCGGGTGGGTATCGAGCTACCCTATCATTAGCATCGAGGACGGAATGGCTGAGGACGACTGGGACGGCTGGCATCTTCTTAACCGGAGGCTGGGCAATAAAGTCCAGCTGGTTGGCGATGACCTCTATGTCACCAGTGTCGGCCGTCTTAAGAAAGGCATCACGCAAATGACATCCAATTCCATACTGATCAAGTTGAATCAGATCGGCACGCTTACCGAGACCATCAATGCTATCCGGACCGCACAGCAGTCGGGTTGGACGGCAGTAGTCAGCCACCGTTCCGGCGAGACTGAGGATACCACCATCGCCGACCTGGCGGTAGCCTTTGGGACGGGGCAGATTAAGACCGGTGCTCCCTGTCGCTCCGAGCGTACTGCCAAATATAACCGGCTCCTCAGAATCGAGGATGAACTGGGCAATATGGCTAAATTTGCTGGAATGGAGGCATTCTGTAATTTGAAGTGCCGGCCGGTATAG
- a CDS encoding TIGR00725 family protein — protein MTDKKICVAVIGGGQPTVVEVKEAEEIGRALARRGVVLICGGLGGVMEAACRGADSENGVTVGILPGDTRRAANRYVQIPIVTGIGYARNVAVVKSAHAVIAIGGSYGTLTEIGHALQSGIPVVGLNTWGISRNGREDGSIIPAKTPADAVEKALELAGAGE, from the coding sequence ATGACAGATAAGAAAATTTGTGTCGCTGTCATCGGCGGCGGACAGCCTACGGTTGTAGAGGTTAAAGAGGCTGAGGAGATTGGCCGGGCACTAGCTCGACGGGGTGTTGTTCTGATTTGTGGGGGGTTGGGTGGAGTTATGGAGGCTGCCTGCCGCGGAGCAGATTCTGAGAATGGAGTAACCGTCGGCATTCTCCCCGGAGATACTCGTAGAGCAGCTAATCGCTACGTTCAGATTCCCATCGTTACCGGCATCGGCTATGCCAGGAATGTGGCGGTGGTCAAGTCAGCCCATGCCGTGATTGCCATCGGCGGGAGCTACGGCACCCTTACCGAAATAGGGCATGCTCTTCAGAGTGGCATACCTGTTGTTGGTCTGAACACATGGGGGATTTCCAGAAACGGCCGGGAGGACGGCTCAATTATTCCGGCGAAGACCCCTGCTGATGCTGTTGAAAAGGCCCTGGAGTTAGCGGGAGCCGGAGAATAG
- the pth gene encoding aminoacyl-tRNA hydrolase has translation MKLIVGLGNPGQVYAHNRHNIGFICLKYLARTWGIKLDKKQGKARTGRGEVAGTEVVLARPQTYMNLSGESVGPLVRKFDIELDDLLVIHDDLDLPLGKIRISRGSSSGGHKGVSSIIHALGSRDFPRLRIGIGRPLAPGGGHGEMIENDIVRYVLSDFTGDEEAVINPVIAVVGEAALCFLSEDISRAMNRYN, from the coding sequence ATGAAATTAATCGTAGGATTGGGTAATCCGGGACAGGTTTATGCTCATAACCGTCACAATATAGGGTTTATTTGCCTGAAATACCTTGCCCGGACATGGGGTATCAAGCTGGATAAAAAACAGGGTAAGGCCCGTACCGGCAGAGGGGAAGTAGCCGGTACCGAGGTCGTTTTAGCCAGGCCTCAGACCTATATGAATCTCAGCGGCGAATCGGTAGGCCCGCTGGTCAGAAAGTTCGATATTGAGCTGGATGACCTTCTCGTTATTCATGATGATCTCGACCTCCCCTTAGGCAAGATCCGTATCAGTCGTGGCAGCAGCTCCGGCGGACACAAGGGGGTCAGCTCTATTATCCATGCTCTGGGTAGTCGAGACTTCCCGCGCCTCCGGATAGGCATCGGGCGGCCGCTGGCTCCGGGCGGCGGTCATGGAGAAATGATTGAGAACGATATAGTCCGCTATGTACTCAGCGACTTTACCGGGGATGAAGAAGCGGTGATTAACCCTGTAATAGCTGTGGTTGGTGAAGCAGCCCTCTGCTTCCTGAGCGAAGATATATCGCGGGCGATGAACCGGTACAACTAG